A window from Peromyscus eremicus chromosome 1, PerEre_H2_v1, whole genome shotgun sequence encodes these proteins:
- the LOC131902547 gene encoding carcinoembryonic antigen-related cell adhesion molecule 15-like has product MESPSLLLCKGLLLTASLLTCWNSPTAALRSTKEMRFSAAEGGRVLLSVPIQAENLLSFHWYKGKEEDQAFTIAHYEKDTDLLKLGNATSGREEIYKDGSMMLQDVTQEDTGIYTLQTFGAHDHIEITHFYLQVYKIVTKPYLQVNHTRVGRRRSATILTCVSPDTGVDVNWFFNYKPLNLTERTTLSPEEHRLIISPVWRADTGIYQCEVSNFFSSRKSAPLFLVLAYG; this is encoded by the exons atggagtcCCCTTCTCTACTTCTCTGCAAAGGGCTCCTGCTCACAG CCTCACTTTTAACCTGCTGGAACTCACCCACTGCGGCACTAAGATCTACCAAAGAAATGCGGTTTTCTGCAGCTGAAGGGGGGAGGGTTCTTCTCTCTGTTCCTATTCAGGCAGAGaatcttctctcctttcactggtacaaagggaaagaagaagaccAAGCTTTTACAATTGCCCATTATGAAAAGGACACAGATTTACTTAAACTTGGGAATGCAACCAGCGGCAGGGAAGAGATATATAAGGACGGATCCATGATGCTCCAGGACGTCACCCAGGAAGACACGGGAATCTACACCCTACAAACCTTTGGAGCACATGATCATATTGAAATAACACATTTCTACCTCCAAGTGTACA AGATTGTGACAAAGCCCTACCTCCAAGTCAACCACACTAGAGTCGGGAGACGAAGGAGCGCTACGATTCTTACCTGCGTGTCACCTGACACTGGAGTTGACGTCAACTGGTTCTTCAACTACAAGCCCCTCAATCTAACGGAGAGAACCACCCTGTCCCCTGAAGAGCACAGGCTCATCATAAGTCCTGTCTGGAGGGCAGATACAGGGATCTATCAGTGTGAGGTCTCCAACTTCTTCAGCTCCAGGAAGTCTGCCCCACTGTTCCTTGTGTTGGCTTATGGCTAA